GTATATTTTACCAGGGTATAATACGCAGTCGGCAATCGAATATTAGACACAGCAGGTGAATATAACTAACCATCAAAATGAAACAGATTGTTAGTGCTAAGGTGCTTACTCGATCACctacagtatgtttttttatcaaCTTGATGTTGGTAGTGACCGTAGTACTTTGCAAAAGCCTTGTAATATTGTCAACTTGTATATTACCTAATGCATTGTTGAAATGCTGTTGAAATGTCATCCCTCATTAAGAAAATAGTCTGAACCCACAACCCTGAAAAAGTCCATCTGTCGAATATGAAAACtacatcttttaaatatttcatagaCTTTCAATTGATCATGTTATATGAATTGTTATAGCTTTTATATGCAGCCCTGCAAATCTATAGTAGTCAATGTACAGGTGCTTATTCCTCTCAGACTCCAATAAACCACATCAGGCCTACACCAGTTTCAGTTTATCATAAAGCCCCCTATTATGCCACCTTCAGTTAGTCACTATCGCTTTCTTGGCTTTCCTCGTAGTCTGTCCAGTCGACAGCTGGAAGCTTACCGGCACGCTGTAAGCTTTCCAGAACCGCAAAATGACAAAATTCATACTGGTCGGGTGTCTGTATACTGAAAGCACGCTGTGTTCGCATTTTACGTACTGTGTCGTATATATTTAACTTCTGTGTGATTTCTAAACGGACTAACGTGATATCGATTGTGCAGAAAGTTCCTAaacattttcaataagaaaaaaataattttggttACAAAGTAGAATAAATTTAATAGAGATGAACATTGATGTGAAGAGAAAGGGAAATGGAACAGTCCATGTGACATAGCTGACTGTATCAATGTCTATTGCATGCATGACACCACCAAGGTGCAATACAATACAACCCTTCTTTTTCAACAACTCTGTTCAGGGGACACATCATGTGAAGTAAATGAGAGGAAATATACCCTTTCAGGAATACTTTGTTGGGTATCCATGTGTTTCATTTAATAGGGATTTCAATGTAGTAGAAATCAgatttttgatattttcttttgttgtaACACCATACTGAACAAAtttctttaatataaattaataaaattataatttaaatatatatttgttcatataaaaAGGTTACATGCCTGTTCTGCCTATACCAGCGCTGCAATGCACCAAGATGGGAGGTCCATTAGGATGTCCTATCCAATCAGATCCCATCGACTCAACAGCTTCTCTCTGGTACAGACGAACCTCATTCCTGAACTCCAGCATCGCTATAGCTGAGCGCGGTACCCCAAAGTCTGGCCAACTTGTAAATTGATAGTGCGCAATTTTTCGGCATTCTCCTAACTTttgacaaaatatttaaaaccaaAATTAACAATCAAAAAAAATAGTTCACTTAAAATTTGAAAAGAATAGAAAAATGAAATggattataaataatgtaatttatgtGGGGAATCAATAACCTGTGTATAGCAGCATAACTGGGCTGAACATACAAATTCACTTTCCTCTGTGGATTCCTTTGTGTCGTGCATAGTAAAATTGCAATCAAAAAACACCAATTTGTCTGTCCACAATGACAAAGGCTGAGATGAAccagtacaccagggtaacccctaCACTCTTCTAAAGTATGCTCTTAAAATTTTAAAGCGCACACAAGCCAGATGTATATAGTGGACCTCAAGTCCTTATTCAATCACTTGACTCGATTAACTTTGATAGGAGTAAATGCTATGGTTAAATAAGTGATGTATAAACTGAACAGAAACCATTATGGTGgcaatcaaataaattaatgacACTTCTCACacattataaattaatacaCAATTTTCAGAACAATTAGTTACAACTCACTATTTCATCTTAATACAATTACCTTAAATAATTAATAGGAATATACATAATTAGGATGGTTCAGTGAGAATTTGGTTTAATAAATTATGCTTAAAATTCCACTTTAGAGGATTTCAGAAAAGAACAACTATCTTCTTTGaaattaatttgtcttttaaGATATTTTGTATTAAAGATCATGCcaaggttgtttttttttagcttACACAAGAAATTCCATTGCTTGAAATTGCAAGTAAAACTCAATTTACAATCATAGTTTATCTCTTTTGTTTGAGTATTTTGTATGTCAAAGAATGCGTGGAGACAGTTACGGGATGTCAAAACAATTCTACTGCTTACTGGAAAAATGAGTGTATATGTTCAAGCTTTATGAAATGCTTTAATATTAGAAGATTGCAGTTATAAATTCAGTTAAATTAAAAACCTAACTGCATTAACTGCAGTATAgaaaagtcatttttttttaatcagttAAATTAAAGAGCAAACTGTGGTAAAATAATGAAGACATGGTGATTGTTTTgccaaaatattaaacattttattattattattattatatcaaaatttataaagcgtcaattcaaagaccgaggtacaaaatcaaaggcgctgggcatgttagtggtcgaaaaaatgagttttgagcaattttttaaataaggcaACAGAAGAGCAGTGTTTAATTTGTGGGGGGAGTGAATTCCAGAGTGTGGGTGCAGCAAAAGAAAACGATCTATGACCAAAGGTTTTAGTGGCTATGCGTGGAACAGAGAGTAAAAAATCATCAGATGATCTAAGAGTCCGTCCAGGAACATAAAAGGTGATTAATTTACGGATGTAAGCAGGCTGGTTAAAAAGAAGTACTTTAAAAGTAAGGAGCAAGATTTTGAATTTGATTTGATTGTCAATGGGGAGCCAGTGAAGTTCTCGAAGAACAGGTGAAATGTGAGAGCGACGGTTTTGGAACTTGTGCCTCATTTccttaaattcattcattcattcatacacatttattcagttataacTACTACAACTAGGGCCCTACAATACATGAAAAGAAATATAGAACATACAGGTAGAAGAATGTAGGTAGcgttttacagatttttttaaagtaaaaccaGAATATAATGTAATAGTTCTCACACGAATGTTAAACATAGAAAAGGAAAATATAAGATATTTTGTCTGATTTGCCATTTTATaagtcatatttttttattacattatatgtgttttatatttaaaaatccaAATTACTAAAAGCTAAATGAAACACAGCCAGAAGAAAGAGCCTTGTTTCCAGACAACAAcactctttgatttatatatatatatatttttcaaaaatactaaaaaaaaagacaaaaatgctGCAAAActtactatattattttgtacaaaaaGTGTTGACACAATGTAATCTCTTTTCTTCTCAACTTCTAAATTCACCACTGTCATATTTCCATACTCTTCGGCCGTTTCTGGATCTGGAGGCCAGTACTGCGCGCATTTTGTACGCCCTCGTTCCACCGTCCTTGTTGTCATTACGATGACTAGAATATTTTCTTGCCATATCATTCGCCAGTAATCATTTATGGTATTTGGCAGTGGTCCTAAAGATAAAATATGAAaaccattttattatttttttataatatataaatttgttaCATATCAACACCTCTTTGATACATTAATAAAGAGCTAACTGTAGTGTAAAACTGTATGTACACTactgtatcaaactttatgatacaaaaaaatgtgatgtggtcatattatgtcatatcactaccatatttgggcacatcacatgttgtcaaactagtttatagtgtagagATTTAGGgactaataaataaaataaaaatcacagGCCATTGGAATAAATCAATTACATATCCCAGGTCAAAGTTCACTATCAATGTACTATGTTAAGCTTTGtgtacactatcacactttgtgtgacaaaaaaagtgatgtgaccatatatggacacgatgacatcatacactaccatatttgggcacatcacacttttttgcccaaatatttccatttaaacAACACAGCGCCGTCTACTGTTCTGTGAAACAAGTGTGAATGAGGCTTTAGAAGCAATTTCTCAAGTAATAGTAACAATACCTTGTGCTGCTATGAAGGCATTTTTATGCATAAAACCATCAACATAATTTGCGTTGATATAATCTGTTGCTAGATCATCCTCTAGCGATGGCTGTAATCGCACCCTACTGTGATCAAAGCATAGCACATCCGCATAGCGGTTCTTGGGAATGTTTCTCTTACTTCTACAGATAAAaaagtttaataatatattattatgtataaaatacaacaataagCATTAAAGGTAAAATACAACagattaataatatcatattatcTAAGGAAAAATGATGAATGTCTTACAATTACGTAGAAAATTATAAGTCTTTTTTAATGAATGcactgtaaacaagtttttttctaATTTCCTTTCTTTGTGAATTTACATCCTTTTGATTCAACAATTAAAGACTTTATAGTTTTACCGTTAACTTTACTGCGGAACTTGGACATAATTGTACTAAATACTCAGCACATTGAGAATACTTATTCTTGGATGGAAAGGAAACAGTGGGTAGTGCAccattaaaactaaaaatactaCGGAGTAGATTTGTTTTAGGGAGTGAAGTTATTGGTCAATGTTATTGGACTTTTCTGACATAGCTGGAGTGAATAGTCAGTACCTTATTAGGTACTTATGCATAATAGAATTACATAGAGCAAGAACTATGGTGGCCTATAGCCTTTAGAATactatatttaactcaactaaaaCATGCATTTTTAACAGTACAAGAAACTTGACCACGGCCATCCGTTCTTACTTTGAATATGAAAATGAACCTGAAGGGGGTTCACTCCTTATATCTGCATATTCCTTATATATTCCTTGCTGTTTCATGTCCTGCATTTGCTGAACCAACTCAGCTGGAGTAATTCCCTTATCTTCAAGCCTATGGATACTTTCGCCATCTGGAATTGTGCTCGATACCCTCACGGGTACAGGCGGAGGTGGTGAGTTGGCATTCGGGTCGGGTCTTGGTGGTTTTGGTGGCGGTAATGACGGCATATCACCATCTTCATCTTCGCTGTTCGTTTCCAACGATTGCACTAATGCGAATATTTTTCCGTCTATGACTGGATGTACGGCCATGTTGTCACCATTACTGCCAATACCATTGGTGGAAGGCGAGCTGATGCTGGCCTCAATAGAAGGACTTTGTTGCCACGTGTTCCCTTGTATTGGCACAACAGAGTTCAGCATGTCAGTTCTTTGGTCTTTGTTTGAGCCAATCGGATTTATCCTTATTTGATTATTGTCTTGTGAAAATAACTCTACAGCCTTCTCATTGGCTGATAGTGCCGTCGGACCGTCGTTCAGTACTTCGGAAAAATCCGTAGTTATCCTCTTTTCGTACGAAGCATTCAAACAGGACTTTAACCACTCCATATGGTTGAACGTGGTCGTACCGCCTAACTCAGTTGGAAGAGATTCTTTTGGAAGAAACCGGActaatttttctaaatttacAAGCATTACCTGTAAGATATAAATACGAAAAGTTGTTAATAAACATAGTATAGTTGTGTTCACACGGACTAGTGTTAAGCATGCATAAAACAGACTTAAGCTAATCCAAATCACATGAGAGTTACATCCGACAAAATTGATTGTTTATCGACTAACTCTCTTAAACCTCTGCATTGTTAACTCTGATGTACCTCTATATAACTCTGATAGGTTTCATTCAATGTAAAATTGTACCACACATATTTAAATGTAGAACTAAGTTAAACCGATTGATCGACCGTACTATTTAACTCCGATACAAATAAGAACATGTGTAAACATAGCATGGTTAACAGGCAATTGGTTTCTCACTTCAAAATACATGATATTTTTTAACCTGACCTCTCTGCCATTCCCACCTCCTAGTACAAAATTAGGTCAAGTTTAGGGATACACGTCTATACGGTAGTGGTTTGGCTCCATGTAGATTCCTTATACAAAATGATGGTCAAAAGAGCAAGAAAACTGTACATGTGAATTAACTGCTATACCGAATTCATTAACTTCATTCGCATGATCAAATGGCAAATTTGTTTTACTTGTCTTTAACACGGCGGTGCATACGGCAATGTAGGTCTATCAAAACAGGTTCAAACGCATTCTTTATTACACattcatttaaatattcatgattttacataatttatactTCCGGTAAAAtctataattcaaaataataatcaaatccTTCGTCGGCTTACTAATGTACATTAATGGCTTATAGTAGGTAGCATCATTCCTaccaacacattttttaaatcttctTTTTAATGTATAAAGGGAAACAACCTATTTGCAAGGATTATAGTCATACCTCAGGCAAATCTCTAACATCAATAATTTTACCACCAATCAGATGCGAGGATGAAAACGGTTACTGACTGAGTACGTTTAGACTTAATTTGTCTTCTTCATTTTAATGTTGGGAAACAACCTATTAGACTGAAGGATATGCTCATGTATTTTGTGAATCttaaaatatactataatttCACCGCCAATCACAATCAATTCGAAAACTCTAATACAAATTTATAGTTTAAAGTGAACTACTGTATTAaagatactgtacattacaCATATCTCATtcatagaccattttgtagttttttattattattattattcagccATTACgcaataaaaatgaatgtataAATGATTTTTCTTACACGAGTATAACAGACACAAAAACTATTAAATCCATTGATTTTGCAGTCAATGGGTTTCAGGTTGacttctttttttgttttaatttcagttttattataaaaaaaaatccttgttTAATCCttttattatgtgacattaaaattgctacttcaataaaaaaatagttattttttaaagggAACAAtatgtgttatattattttgaatttgacAGACATGATAGGAAActggctcagctacagtgattaagttcacttagatTGACCcgtggtctccccaatttcagttttttgtttgttatgatattgaaatagaccgaataaatCATGAAATGAAACACCATTGCCCTTGATTGACGTAAAAATTAAAGCAGTCAGCCTTTTTTTTATTCACCACTAAATCTATTTTAtcttatattaataaataaaaaaaaaccaaataaatgtTACCAATGCAAAATAAAAACCTACCCTTTCTCTAATCTTTTCTTTCAGTAGCGGTTTCAGAATGCCGTACATTGCTTTGAACCAGAGTGGGGGCGCTACAACATACACACGTTTCAACCTTGCAGGGTAGCCATCCCGGAGCATGCTCAGTAGCTTGCGGCTCAAGTTTATATCAAAATTAGAAAGATTTGAATCGGTCATGTTGTAAACAAAGACGAGTCCATTTCGTTGAGTATTTATACTGAAAAGAACCAAAATGAAGCATTAAGTGagtaatatttaaatgtctTTGTGGGAATATAATGAAAGAAACTTGACAAtgagataataaataaattaattcccTTAGTTTTTTTCAAGTACCATTTGGATGCTCAACGGCCATTAGCCTTGTTAACAGAAAACCAATCCATATTCTCAGAACTTCTTCCAACAACCAGCTTATATGAATAATTCTGTTATATGAAATTAGGTCAAGTTTATCCAAGTGATTCGGTCTTTTTATTCTACATGgataaatttaatacaaaatgtgTATGCCATATTTGGGATGAGCAGAGCAGGCTTATGTCATAAAGTTGTAGATTTATACTTAAAGGGGCTTATACATGGAGATATGTGAtgagcccatatatggacatgatgatgtcatatcactaccatatttgggcacatcactacctctaccatatttgaacacatcacactgttttttgttaaatagtttgataatgtagacaagctttaagctctgtatactatcaaacaagtgtagtgtagacagagctttagagtgaGTTTATAAACCAGCATTTCATTTTACAGTATCTGAGAGTGGGCTATCATTTAAATCGTATGAGAATAATAAATTCTCATTTTAATTTGTGAAAAGTGGATTGAAAACTATTAATGTACTTAAATACCTATCATCAACCTGTAcccatttttaattataaaatatttaatgataatTTTGTAATTTCAATGAAATGGAAATAGtgatgtaaaatattttgtttttcattcatGAATTGTAGTCTAATATaattcataaatgtaaaaaataataataatatataaaaatatatatatatatcatcgCTGTTTTCCAACCAAATAGGAAAGAATTAAATCTTCAAAGAGGAAATGGGTTTAAGGAAAAGTCAATTGACAACAGACCACTAGCAAGATTCACTCACTGTAAACCGCTTTATTCCCAGTAGTACAACATAGTTTAATGTTGCCATACACGGCCTAGCCTGTTTTTATTAGTGagttataca
This genomic stretch from Antedon mediterranea chromosome 11, ecAntMedi1.1, whole genome shotgun sequence harbors:
- the LOC140063211 gene encoding tyrosine-protein phosphatase non-receptor type 9-like codes for the protein MLTEDKMAAVLTAVEEQATKTFLDHLNRARENFGAAPVSWNIAVRFLMARKFDVKRALELFKNHMALRHKECLIQIVPTEEHLNKELHSGKFTILPNRDSGGAAIALYTAKLHNPNTTSSHIVLKAVVFQLDHALADINTQRNGLVFVYNMTDSNLSNFDINLSRKLLSMLRDGYPARLKRVYVVAPPLWFKAMYGILKPLLKEKIRERVMLVNLEKLVRFLPKESLPTELGGTTTFNHMEWLKSCLNASYEKRITTDFSEVLNDGPTALSANEKAVELFSQDNNQIRINPIGSNKDQRTDMLNSVVPIQGNTWQQSPSIEASISSPSTNGIGSNGDNMAVHPVIDGKIFALVQSLETNSEDEDGDMPSLPPPKPPRPDPNANSPPPPVPVRVSSTIPDGESIHRLEDKGITPAELVQQMQDMKQQGIYKEYADIRSEPPSGSFSYSKSKRNIPKNRYADVLCFDHSRVRLQPSLEDDLATDYINANYVDGFMHKNAFIAAQGPLPNTINDYWRMIWQENILVIVMTTRTVERGRTKCAQYWPPDPETAEEYGNMTVVNLEVEKKRDYIVSTLFVQNNILGECRKIAHYQFTSWPDFGVPRSAIAMLEFRNEVRLYQREAVESMGSDWIGHPNGPPILVHCSAGIGRTGTFCTIDITLVRLEITQKLNIYDTVRKMRTQRAFSIQTPDQYEFCHFAVLESLQRAGKLPAVDWTDYEESQESDSD